The Arachis hypogaea cultivar Tifrunner chromosome 16, arahy.Tifrunner.gnm2.J5K5, whole genome shotgun sequence genome contains a region encoding:
- the LOC112756797 gene encoding protein MAIN-LIKE 1-like translates to MGDDPERLYRLDGVAHIAGVINDDPQRCISSMRRQQGMRLDERYVSYLQMAGLYHLARLNDRWFRLDEPLVSAFVERWRPETHTFHMPFGECTITLQDVAYQLGLPVDGRYVSGCLTDFQIYIQGSRPAWETFRECPEAADEETVRRYARAYIMMLLGTQLFADKSGNRIHIRWLPYVARLEEMGGYS, encoded by the exons ATGGGGGATGATCCGGAAAGACTAtatcgtttggatggagttgctcatatagccggggtcatcaacgacgat CCCCAGCGATGCATCTCGAGCATGCGacggcagcagggcatgcgactCGACGAGAGGTACGTTTCGTACTTACAGATGGCcggattataccatcttgcgagaTTGAACGATAGATGGTTCAGATTGGATGAGCCCCTTGTCAGTGCTTTTGTCGAGCggtggcgtccggagacgcacacaTTCCACATGCCATTCGgggagtgcacgatcacactacaggacgtggcgtaccagtTGGGGTTGCCGGTCGATGGACGTTATGTCAGTGGTTGCTTGACGGATTTCCAGATATACATCCAGGGTAGCCGTCCAGCGTGG GAGACCTTTAGAGAGTGCCCCGAGGCAGCCGACGAGGAGACAGTGAGGCGCTATGCtcgtgcctatatcatgatgCTGTTGGGCACTcagctgtttgccgacaagtccggcaacCGTATTCACATTAGATGGCTACCCTACGTGGctaggcttgaggagatgggtggCTACAGCTAG